The following are encoded in a window of Streptococcus pasteurianus genomic DNA:
- the lnu(C) gene encoding lincosamide nucleotidyltransferase Lnu(C) — protein MVNITDVKQILQFAIDAEIKVFLDGGWGVDALLGYQSRAHNDIDIFVEKNDYQNFIEIMKANGFYEIKMEYTTLNHTVWEDLKNRIIDLHCFEYTDEGEILYDGDCFPVETFSGKGRIEEIEVSCIEPYSQVMFHLGYEFDENDAHDVKLLCETFHIEIPNEYR, from the coding sequence ATGGTCAATATAACAGATGTAAAACAGATTCTTCAATTTGCAATAGATGCGGAGATTAAAGTCTTTCTTGATGGTGGCTGGGGTGTAGATGCTCTTCTTGGATATCAGTCAAGAGCCCATAATGATATTGACATTTTTGTAGAAAAGAACGATTATCAGAACTTTATAGAAATAATGAAAGCTAATGGCTTTTATGAGATTAAGATGGAATATACAACATTGAACCATACTGTATGGGAAGATTTGAAAAACAGAATTATTGATTTGCATTGTTTTGAATATACGGACGAAGGTGAAATTCTTTATGATGGGGATTGTTTTCCGGTAGAAACTTTTTCGGGTAAAGGAAGAATTGAGGAAATAGAGGTTTCCTGTATTGAACCATATAGTCAAGTAATGTTCCATCTGGGATACGAGTTTGATGAAAATGATGCACATGATGTGAAGTTATTGTGTGAGACATTTCATATCGAAATTCCAAATGAGTATAGATAA
- a CDS encoding competence regulator inhibitor paratox, with product MLYYDELKEAIDRGFIKGDTVQIVRKNGMVFDYVLPNEPVKPYEIVTTERVADVLEELKE from the coding sequence ATGTTATATTATGATGAACTAAAAGAGGCAATCGATAGAGGTTTTATAAAGGGTGATACCGTTCAAATTGTGAGAAAGAATGGGATGGTATTTGATTATGTTCTCCCTAACGAACCAGTAAAGCCCTATGAGATAGTTACTACTGAACGAGTAGCAGACGTTTTGGAAGAGCTAAAAGAATGA
- the tyrS gene encoding tyrosine--tRNA ligase: MNIFEELKERGLVFQTTDEEALVKALTEGQVSYYTGYDPTADSLHLGHLVAILTSRRLQLAGHKPYALVGGATGLIGDPSFKDAERSLQTKETVDGWVTKIQNQLSRFLDFENGDNKAVMVNNYDWFGNVSFIDFLRDVGKYFTVNAMMSKESVKKRIETGISYTEFAYQIMQGYDFYELNDKYNVTLQIGGSDQWGNMTAGTELLRRKADKTGHVMTVPLITDSTGKKFGKSEGNAVWLDAEKTSPYEMYQFWLNVMDDDAVRFLKIFTFLSLEEIAEIEEEFNAARHERLAQKILAREVVTLVHGEAAYKQALKITEQLFAGNIKSLSAKELKQGLNNVPNYAVQADNNRNIVEILVAAKISPSKRQAREDVQNGAIYINGERIQDLDYTLSDDDKIDNELTVIRRGKKKYFVLDFS; the protein is encoded by the coding sequence GTGAACATATTCGAAGAACTCAAAGAACGTGGCTTAGTTTTTCAAACTACTGATGAAGAAGCCCTTGTCAAAGCATTAACAGAAGGGCAAGTATCCTATTATACTGGTTATGATCCTACAGCTGATAGCTTACACCTTGGTCACCTCGTTGCTATTTTAACATCACGCCGCCTGCAATTAGCAGGGCATAAACCATATGCTCTTGTTGGAGGAGCTACCGGACTTATCGGCGACCCATCATTCAAAGATGCTGAACGCAGTCTTCAAACTAAAGAAACTGTTGACGGCTGGGTAACTAAGATTCAAAATCAATTATCACGTTTCCTTGATTTCGAAAATGGTGACAACAAAGCCGTTATGGTAAACAACTATGATTGGTTTGGCAATGTCAGTTTCATTGACTTCCTACGTGATGTCGGAAAATACTTTACTGTCAATGCTATGATGAGTAAAGAATCCGTTAAAAAACGTATCGAAACTGGTATCTCATACACTGAATTCGCCTACCAAATCATGCAAGGTTACGATTTCTATGAATTAAATGACAAATACAACGTTACCTTGCAAATCGGTGGTTCAGACCAATGGGGAAATATGACTGCTGGTACAGAGTTGCTACGCCGCAAAGCTGATAAAACAGGTCATGTCATGACCGTACCACTCATCACTGATTCAACAGGTAAAAAATTCGGTAAATCTGAAGGAAATGCTGTTTGGCTTGACGCTGAAAAAACATCTCCATACGAAATGTACCAATTCTGGCTCAACGTTATGGATGACGACGCTGTTCGCTTCTTGAAAATCTTCACATTCCTTTCACTAGAAGAAATTGCTGAAATAGAAGAAGAATTCAACGCAGCTCGTCACGAACGCTTAGCACAAAAAATCTTAGCACGCGAAGTTGTCACACTTGTTCACGGCGAAGCAGCTTACAAACAAGCCCTTAAAATCACTGAACAACTCTTCGCCGGAAACATCAAAAGCCTTTCAGCAAAAGAATTGAAACAAGGTCTAAACAATGTTCCTAACTACGCTGTTCAAGCAGACAATAACCGCAATATCGTTGAAATTCTTGTAGCTGCAAAAATCTCACCATCAAAACGTCAAGCACGTGAAGACGTTCAAAATGGTGCCATCTACATCAATGGTGAACGTATCCAAGATTTAGACTACACACTTTCTGACGACGATAAAATCGATAACGAACTAACAGTTATCCGTCGCGGTAAGAAAAAATACTTCGTACTGGACTTTAGCTAA